A single region of the Procambarus clarkii isolate CNS0578487 chromosome 94, FALCON_Pclarkii_2.0, whole genome shotgun sequence genome encodes:
- the RpL13A gene encoding large ribosomal subunit protein uL13, producing the protein MPGFTEKPILINASGHLLGRLAAIVAKTTLAGQRVVVVRCEKINISGSFYRNKLKYLAFLRKRCNVNPKRGPFHHRAPSKIFQRTVRGMLPHKTTRGLQALKRLKSYEGVPPPYDKVARKVVPDAMRITRLKPGRKYCYLGRLSHEVGWKYKNVVATLEARRKLKAAVLYKARKTDMKLKKRATAKVAKRIEPYSKVITSYGISS; encoded by the exons ATGCCGGGCTTCACCGAGAAG CCAATACTGATAAATGCCTCGGGGCATCTTTTGGGCCGCCTGGCGGCCATTGTTGCCAAGACGACACTTGCTGGCCAGCGTGTTGTCGTAGTCag GTGTGAGAAAATAAACATCTCTGGCTCATTCTACCGTAACAAGTTGAAGTATCTTGCCTTTCTCCGCAAGAGGTGTAATGTGAATCCCAAGCGTGGTCCCTTCCATCACAGGGCTCCATCAAAGATTTTCCAGCGAACTGTTAGGG GAATGTTGCCACACAAAACCACCCGTGGTCTGCAAGCACTCAAGCGCCTTAAGAGTTACGAGGGTGTCCCACCTCCATATGACAAAGTGGCCCGGAAGGTTGTTCCTGATGCTATGAGGATTACAAGGCTTAAGCCTGGCCGTAAG TACTGCTACTTGGGCCGCCTTTCTCATGAGGTGGGATGGAAGTACAAGAATGTTGTTGCAACACTTGAGGCACGTAGGAAACTGAAGGCTGCTGTTCTCTACAAGGCGAGAAAAACAGATATG AAACTGAAGAAACGTGCCACGGCCAAGGTAGCCAAGAGGATTGAGCCCTACTCCAAAGTCATTACCAGTTATGGGATATCCAGTTAA